The Herbiconiux sp. A18JL235 region TGACGTTGGCGACGACGGGGTACGCGATGTAGATCGCGAAGATCGCCAGGGCGGGGAGGATCAGGACGGGCCCGAGCCAGCCCTTCCGCCACCCGGCGTCGGCGGTGCTCCGCCGCTTGCGCGGCGGCGGCACCGTCGACTCCGGCGGAGGGGGACGCAGTCCGGCGACTGCCGGCTCCTGGTGGGCTGTGGTGACGGACATGCGTCTTCCTCCTCGAAGCGATCAGGCGTTGTCAGCGGCTTCTTGAACCCGCGACGCCGCATCGTCGGGCGACAGTCCCGAACTGATGAGCCCGACGAGGGCGTCGCCGAGCGCCGTGTTCACCGACGCCGACGGCACTTGCCGGTAGCCGGCGAGGTCGTCGGCGATGAGGCCCTGAATGGATGCGCGTGCCTGGTCGGCAGCTGCCGGCAGTTCAGACGGGGCCGGGCCGTCCTTGGTGACGGGGAAGTCGAGTGCCGCATCCGTCAAGACCTGCGCACCGGCGCCCTCGCTCATGAACCGGGCGAGCTGGAAGGCAGCCGCCTTGTTCTCGCTGTTCTTGTTCACGACGACGATGCCGGTGACGTCACCCGTGATGGGCGCCGTGTCGTCGCCGCCTGGAACGGGGAGGGGGATCACGTCGATGTCGTCGGAGCCGACGAGATCGAGCGAGTTCTTGTACATGTCGAGGTTCCACGATCCGTTCGCGAAGAACGCCGCCTTGCCCTGGGTGAAGAGGTCGTAGGTGTCGGTGTACGTCGACGCGCCCGCGGCTCCCTCCTGCACCACCCCGTCTGCGAAGAGCTGCTGCCACAGGCCGAACGCCTTCACCAGGTCGGGTTCGGTCCAGCTCCCCGACCCGTCGAGCGCTGCGTAGAGCGCGTCTTTGTTGAGCGACGCGGCGATGGCGAGATAGTAGTCGACGTCTTGCCAGGTGTCCTTCGCGCCGAACGCGATGGGGGCGATGCCCTTGGCCTGCAGCGCCTTCGACACCGAGACCAGTTCGTCGTAGTTCGTCGGCACGTCGAGGCCCTGCTCCTCGAGGATCGTCTTGTTCACCCAGAGGAAGCCGGCCACCCCGTAACCGATGGGCAGCCCATAGGTCTGGTCGCCGATGGTCGCTCGAGCGAGCGGGTCGGTGTTGTAGGCGTC contains the following coding sequences:
- a CDS encoding ABC transporter substrate-binding protein, with product MRKPVIAAVGIAAVLALAGCSSSSAPAATEITAGPATGSLDFQSWTPTQDTFDAISASFVSENPDVKVTGTLSPFEDYQTALQTQLRSGGGPDVFVVQPGAMLNQYQQYIEPINSYAEAFSGSEWRDAYNTDPLARATIGDQTYGLPIGYGVAGFLWVNKTILEEQGLDVPTNYDELVSVSKALQAKGIAPIAFGAKDTWQDVDYYLAIAASLNKDALYAALDGSGSWTEPDLVKAFGLWQQLFADGVVQEGAAGASTYTDTYDLFTQGKAAFFANGSWNLDMYKNSLDLVGSDDIDVIPLPVPGGDDTAPITGDVTGIVVVNKNSENKAAAFQLARFMSEGAGAQVLTDAALDFPVTKDGPAPSELPAAADQARASIQGLIADDLAGYRQVPSASVNTALGDALVGLISSGLSPDDAASRVQEAADNA